The following DNA comes from Rhodanobacter sp. AS-Z3.
TCGCCACCGCGATACGCTGTATCGGATCGAGCTGAGGCAGAGCGCGTGCGGTACCCCGGCCGTAGTGTGGCTGGATGGCGTAGTGCAAGCTGAAGGCTACATTCCACTCGTCGACGACGGTGCCCAGCACGAGGTGAATCTCAACTGGCCAAGAACAAGGTGATCTGGTCGGGGCGCTGTCCTTCCCAACGTCATCAGCGATCCAGCGGACTCAACACGCCGTGGCCACCACGATTGAGCACGTGCGTGTAGATCTGCGTGGTCGCTACGTCCTTGTGACCGAGCAGCTCCTGGATGGTGCGGATGTCGTGACCCGCTTCGAGCAGGTGGGTAGCGAATGAGTGACGGAGCGTGTGGCAGGTGGCCGGTTTGACGATGCCCGCACTGATCCTGGCTGCACGCACGGCCCGCTGAAGCCCGGACTCATCGAGGTGATGACGACGCAAAGCGCCACCAAGCGGATCGCGTGAAAGCTGGCCTGACGGAAAGACATACTGCCAACCCAACTCTCGCGCTGCGGACGCGTACTTCCGAGCCAACGCATAGGGCAACCAGACCGAGCCGTGACCTTCAAGCAGGTCTTGCCCATGAATCACGGCAACGCGTTCCACCTGCGTTCGCAGGGAATCGGTCAAACGCAGCGGCAACGGTACATGCCGATCCTTACCGCCCTTGCCATCTCTGACGCAAATCTGATTGAGGTCGAAATCCACGTCCTTGACGCGCAGACGGACGCACTCCATCAGGCGCAGACCAGAGCCGTACAACAGCGATGCCATCAAGGCGAACCCACCATCCATTCTGGCCAGCAAATGCGTCACTTCATCGCGCGAAAGCACCACCGGCACCCGCTGCGGCCGCTTCGCCCGCACCACGCTTTCCATCCACGGCAAGTCAATCGACAGAACCTCACGGTACAGAAAAAGCAGTGCCGAAAGTGCCTGGTTCTGGGTCCCCGCGGCGACCCGTCCCTCAACCGCCAACGCGCTCAAGAACCCCTCTACCTCCGTAATGCTCATATCGCGGGGATGCCGCTTGCCATTGGCCAGAATGAACCGTCGAATCCACCCCACATAGGCCTGCTCTGTGCGAAGGCTGTAATGCTTCAGCCGCAACCGCGCGCGCACCTGATCCAACAACCGCGGGCTTTTTGCGTCCGTTACACCCTCATTTCCGCCTGCGTAACTCATACACCCTCAGAAGTGTCGGATAACACAGACAGCCTGCCCCCATGTCCCCGCCGGAAATGCCGCGCAAACCCCTGATCTGATGTAAGTATTCCCCGCTTGTACGGTCAGTACGCGGCCTGCATACTTGGCGCAACACCCCACTTTTGGGGTCTACTAAGCGTTAGTTGTCATGGGGAGATCGCACATGTCCAACTTTTTCGCGCGCCAAGGGGGCGCGTACATCAACGAGGTCAATCGCGGCCTTGGTGCGCTACTTGGCATCGCGACGGGCGTGCTCGCTGATGGCCAGCTCTCCGATGCGGAGATTCGATTCCTTGATGACTGGCTCAAGAACAATTCGGCTATTGCGACCACGTGGCCCGGTGACGTAATCCATGCCCGTATAAAGTCCGTCTTAGCCGATGGGCGAATTTCAGAAGACGAACGAGCGCACCTCGTGACTTCGTTACAGCAACTCGTCGGTGGCACTTTGGCCGAGCTTGCAGCATCAACGCACGTCACCCAGCTTCTCCCTTATGAAGAGCCTGCCATCTCATACCCCAACAGTACCTTCTGCCTCACCGGAGATTTCGTCTTCGGCCCGCGCAACATATGCGCACAAACTATTAGTGGGCTTGGGAGCATCGTTAAGTCTGGGGTATCAAAAAGGATACAGTACCTAATTGTAGGTGGCCTTGGTAGCGATGAATGGAAGCACGGAAGCTTTGGCACCAAGGTTGAGAAAGCAATGGAACTAAAGAATAGCGGAGCATGTATTGCTATCGTCCATGAGGATTATTGGGCAAACTGTCTGCCGCGCAGCAACTAACAATTCGTTCAAGGCGGACGGCTTCGCCGCCGCTC
Coding sequences within:
- a CDS encoding integron integrase — encoded protein: MSYAGGNEGVTDAKSPRLLDQVRARLRLKHYSLRTEQAYVGWIRRFILANGKRHPRDMSITEVEGFLSALAVEGRVAAGTQNQALSALLFLYREVLSIDLPWMESVVRAKRPQRVPVVLSRDEVTHLLARMDGGFALMASLLYGSGLRLMECVRLRVKDVDFDLNQICVRDGKGGKDRHVPLPLRLTDSLRTQVERVAVIHGQDLLEGHGSVWLPYALARKYASAARELGWQYVFPSGQLSRDPLGGALRRHHLDESGLQRAVRAARISAGIVKPATCHTLRHSFATHLLEAGHDIRTIQELLGHKDVATTQIYTHVLNRGGHGVLSPLDR